A window of Synchiropus splendidus isolate RoL2022-P1 chromosome 9, RoL_Sspl_1.0, whole genome shotgun sequence contains these coding sequences:
- the LOC128764658 gene encoding monocarboxylate transporter 12-B-like, whose product MRFAKQEAPKQRRPPPPPPPPPEGGWGWMVVIGCFLATICIRAVTRCVSMFFVEFQLHFEKDYSTTAWIHSLIDCTTMLCAPLGGFLGNRISCRATVILGGLLSSSGLVLSSFASSLEHLYVFLGILTGLGFALSYTTSIAMVGKYFSERKALAYGIAMSGSGIGTFVLAPAVQMLIELYSWRGALLVLGGFVANLCVCGALMRPLDADATDGMSQSSVETCPSSDLDSDSTGSSDGGQLQQKELELHRLHHTQALLVATGALKNCELEQERALVPGIPELRISECILFSNKLTDTALDGLTLSSTEALVEANNLSNKLRLEDPRAAQEKPEALSSGYVLRGCGGSTEEYGFLLIPDFLFLCVSFLFLAMGCSPPVVYLVPYALSLGMQSQQAALLMSIFGISGIIGNITFGWITDRKCLKRFRLLCYVAAVGLEGLCCMLIPLLQSFSLLALFSVLYGYFDGAYVALIPVVTSDAVGPSYLTSALGIVYFLHAIPYLLSPPIGGLLVDQTGNYSATFFLCGVFFVLSSAVLVTAVLARRCRRSEPPPSAAPGCDVI is encoded by the exons ATGAGATTCGCCAAGCAGGAGGCGCCAAAGCAGCGCCGgcccccgccgccgccgccgccgccaccggaGGGAGGCTGGGGATGGATGGTTGTCATCGGCTGCTTCCTCGCCACCATCTGCATCCGGGCCGTCACCAG gTGTGTCTCCATGTTCTTCGTGGAGTTCCAGCTGCACTTTGAGAAGGACTACTCCACCACCGCCTGGATCCACAGCCTCATCGACTGCACCACCATGCTCTGTG ctcctctgggCGGCTTCCTGGGGAACCGGATCTCCTGCCGAGCCACCGTGATCCTGGGAGGCCTGCTGTCGTCCAGCGGCCTGGTCCTCAGCTCCTTCGCCTCCAGCCTGGAGCACCTCTACGTCTTCCTGGGCATCCTGACAG GTCTGGGCTTCGCTCTGAGCTACACCACCTCCATCGCCATGGTGGGGAAGTACTTCAGCGAGAGGAAGGCTCTGGCCTATGGCATCGCCATGTCAG GAAGCGGCATCGGAACCTTCGTGCTGGCGCCGGCGGTGCAGATGCTGATCGAGCTCTACTCCTGGAGGGGAGCGCTGCTGGTGCTGGGCGGCTTCGTGGCCAACCTGTGCGTGTGCGGGGCCCTCATGAGGCCCCTGGACGCTGACGCCACAGACGG GATGAGTCAGAGTTCCGTGGAGACCTGCCCCTCATCCGACCTGGACTCTGACTCCACGGGCTCCAGCGACGGCggccagctgcagcagaaggagctggagctCCACCGTCTCCACCACACCCAAGCGCTTCTCGTCGCAACCGGAGCCTTGAAAAACTGTGAACTGGAGCAGGAGCGGGCGCTGGTGCCAGGGATCCCGGAGCTCAGGATCTCCGAGTGCATCCTCTTCAGCAACAAGCTGACGGACACGGCGCTGGACGGCCTGACGCTCAGCTCCACCGAGGCCCTGGTGGAAGCCAACAACCTGAGCAATAAACTGCGGCTGGAGGACCCCAGAGCGGCCCAAGAGAAGCCCGAGGCGCTTTCCAGCGGCTACGTCCTCCGCGGCTGCGGCGGCTCCACGGAGGAGTACGGCTTCCTCCTCATCCCtgacttcctgttcctctgCGTGTCCTTCCTGTTCCTGGCCATGGGCTGCAGCCCCCCAGTGGTCTACCTGGTGCCCTACGCCCTCAGCCTGGGGATGCAGAGCCAGCAGGCCGCCCTGCTCATGTCCATCTTCGGCATCAGCGGCATCATCGGCAACATCACCTTCGGATGGATCACGGACAGGAA GTGTCTGAAGAGGTTCCGGCTGCTCTGCTACGTGGCGGCGGTGGGTCTGGAGGGCCTGTGCTGCATGTTGATCCCCCTGCTTCAGTCCTTCTCCCTCCTGGCCTTGTTCTCCGTCCTCTACGGCTACTTCGATGGGGCCTACGTGGCCCTCATCCCCGTGGTCACCTCAGACGCAGTGGGCCCTTCCTACCTGACCTCAGCCCTTGGCATCGTCTACTTCCTGCACGCCATTCCTTACCTCCTCAGTCCCCCCATCGGAG GTTTGTTGGTGGACCAGACAGGGAACTACAGCGCCACCTTCTTCCTCTGCGGCGTGTTCTTCGTGCTGAGCTCGGCGGTTCTGGTCACAGCCGTGTTAGCCCGGCGCTGCAGGAGGTCTGAGCCGCCTCCCTCTGCTGCGcctggatgtgacgtcatctgA